The Deltaproteobacteria bacterium genomic interval CCCCGCCCGAGCTGGCGCGGGCGTTGGCCGGTCCGTACGCGTCGACGATGAGGACGCGGCGGCCGGCGCGCTGCAAGTGCCAGGCGGTCCAGGCCCCGAAGACGCCGGCGCCGATCACCGCGACGTCGTAACCGCCGGAGCGGCGAGCGGCCGGCGCGGGAAGCGCGGCCAGTGCGGCGAGCTTCACCAGATCGCGCCGCCGGATCACGGGATCGTCGCGCTGCGCACGAAGGGCGGCAGGAACGCGTTGGGAAAGTCGTCGTGCTGCACGGCGCTCACCTCGCGTTGCCGCAAGCCCGGTCGCCAGAGGCCCGAGCCGCGCTCGCCGGCCGCGCCGCCGGCCCCCTGCGCGACGCACGCATCATCGCACGAAAAGCGACCGCGCGCAGGTGACGGACCACGGGTTCTCTTGCGCAGCCGCGGGGGACCTCCTTTGACCGCGCCCCAACATAGGGGTCCCGCGGTGACCGCTCATACTGCAAGTGAAATCCGGGACCGTGCGTCGGAAAATGAACGCCCGCGTACGTTTTTGCGTCGCGCTTTCAACGCCTTGAGAAATTTCCGTAGGGCCACGTCAGCAAGGCACGTACGACCAACGGGTGACCGCCGTGACGCGAGTCCTGGTCGTCGACGACAACGAGGACTCACGCGCCATCTATTCAGAAATCCTGTCGCTGGCCGGGCACGGTGTCGTCACCGCCGCGGACGGCGAGGAAGCGATCGCGTACGCGCTGCGGATCCCCTTCGATCTCATCATCCTCGACCTCTGCCTCCCCAAGGTCGACGGGATCCGCGTGATCAAGGAGGTGCGCAGCTCTCCCGTGGCGCGGCACACGCCGATCGTCACCGTCTCGGCCGGGGACGAGCTCATGCACAGAGAGGCGCTCGCGGCAGGCGCGGACCTCGCGCTCCGGAAGCCCTGCCTTCCAGACGAGCTGCGGGAAGCGGTGAGAACCTTTCTGAACGCAGACCGCGGCCGTGAACGGGGAGCCGCCCGCGCTCGCACCAAGCGCTCGTAAAATTGTCGTCGCAAGGAGAAGAGGAATCTCACTCCCGCAGCCCGTGGGGAACGATCGCCCACTCCAGCACGTCGAACACCGCCTGGACGGCGAGCGCCATCAGGCCGGCCGGGATGGCGCCTTCGAGGATCAGGCCGGTATCGGCGAGGCGAATGCCGGTGAGGATCGACTGGCCGTAACCGCCAGCGCCGATCAGCGCGCCCAGCGTCGCGGTACCGACGTCGATCACAGCGGCCGTCTTGATCCCCGAAAGCATCGACGGCGCCGCGAGAGGAAGCTCGATGCGCCGCAGCACGGCGCTGGCGGGAAGCCCCAGCGCTTCCGCCGACTCGAGCAATTCCGGCGCGATCCCGGAAAGCCCCGCGTGCGTCCCGCGGAGGATCGGCAGCAGGCTGTAGAGGAAGAGAGCGACGATGGCGGGGCCAG includes:
- a CDS encoding response regulator, which gives rise to MSVGPRQQGTYDQRVTAVTRVLVVDDNEDSRAIYSEILSLAGHGVVTAADGEEAIAYALRIPFDLIILDLCLPKVDGIRVIKEVRSSPVARHTPIVTVSAGDELMHREALAAGADLALRKPCLPDELREAVRTFLNADRGRERGAARARTKRS
- a CDS encoding FAD-dependent oxidoreductase gives rise to the protein MIRRRDLVKLAALAALPAPAARRSGGYDVAVIGAGVFGAWTAWHLQRAGRRVLIVDAYGPANARASSGG